A region from the Mya arenaria isolate MELC-2E11 chromosome 2, ASM2691426v1 genome encodes:
- the LOC128218868 gene encoding N6-adenosine-methyltransferase non-catalytic subunit-like codes for MSCRLKELKERSQKRKELLAKAFGVEKPEDLKNVLKSKEEIKQSKAASQDSSVKKKAKKEDLPSDDGASGSGAKKEPEFETEEVYTDSSAFLKGTQSANPHNDYCQHFVDTGERPQNFIRDVGLANRFEEYPKLRELIRLKDELIAQTSIPPTYMKCDLETFELSELRCQFDVILLEPPLHEYQRAQGMVFDKYWDWDEIEKLDIPSVAAQRSFIWIWCGNAEGLERGRKCLKMWGYRRCEDICWIKTNIQRPGDNKSLEPGAVHQRTKEHCLMGIKGTVKRSTDGDFIHANVDIDLIIEEEPEYGSKEKPVEIFHMIEHFCLGRRRLHLFGRDSTIRPGWLSLGDELTSSNYDRENYMNYFKTEADKTTGCSEEIERLRPKSPVSKNKQMGGPQRGGRGGRGGPQRGGAMGGAQGRGGRGMGVNRGGPGRGGMRGMGRGPPRGNFR; via the exons ATGAGTTGTCGACTGAAAGAGTTAAAAGAACGGTCACAAAAGAGAAAAGAACTGCTTGCAAAAGCT TTTGGTGTTGAGAAACCAGAGGACCTAAAGAATGTGTTAAAAAGCAaggaagaaataaaacaatctaaGGCTGCAAG TCAAGATTCCTCTGTAAAGAAAAAAGCTAAGAAGGAAGACTTACCTAGTGATGATGGCGCCTCTGGCTCTGGGGCG aaaaaggAGCCTGAATTTGAAACAGAAGAAGTGTACACAGACTCAAGTGCTTTTTTAAAG GGCACACAGAGTGCAAACCCACACAATGACTACTGTCAGCATTTTGTTGACACGGGGGAGCGGCCACAAAACTTTATCAGAGATGTTG GTCTGGCAAATCGGTTTGAGGAATATCCCAAACTGCGGGAATTGATCAGATTGAAAGATGAACTTATTGCCCAAACAAGTATACCACCAAC GTATATGAAGTGTGATTTGGAGACATTTGAGCTGTCGGAGCTCCGCTGCCAGTTTGATGTAATTCTTCTGGAACCCCCACTTCACGAGTATCAACGTGCCCAGGGCATGGTGTTCGACAAATACTGGGATTGGGATGAG ATTGAGAAACTAGACATTCCCTCTGTGGCAGCCCAGCGATCGTTTATCTGGATTTGGTGTGGGAATGCAGAGGGGCTGGAAAGAGGCAGAAAG TGTTTGAAGATGTGGGGATATCGTCGATGTGAGGACATCTGCTGGATCAAGACAAACATACAACGACCAGGGGACAACAAGAGCCTGGAGCCAGGGGCAGTACATCAAAGAACAAAG gaGCATTGTCTGATGGGCATCAAGGGAACTGTCAAGCGGAGTACAGATGGTGATTTCATCCATGCCAACGTTGACATTGACCTTATCATAGAGGAAGAGCCGGAATACGGCAGCAAAGAAAAGCCGGTCGAGATATTTCACATGATCGAGCATTTTTGTCTAGGTCGTCGAAGGCTTCACCTCTTTGGCAGAGACAGCACAATCAGACCAGGATGGCTTAGTCTCGGGGATGAGTTGACAAGCAGTAATTATGATCGGGAGAATTATATGAATTACTTCAAAACGGAGGCCGATAAGACTACAGGGTGTTCGGAAGAGATTGAAAGACTGAGGCCAAAATCTCCAGTATCAAAGAATAAGCAGATGGGTGGACCCCAGCGGGGAGGTAGAGGGGGTAGGGGAGGACCACAAAGGGGTGGGGCCATGGGAGGGGCCCAGGGCAGAGGGGGGCGTGGCATGGGGGTCAATAGGGGAGGCCCAGGGAGAGGAGGCATGAGAGGAATGGGGAGGGGACCACCAAGGGGTAACTTCAGATAG